One region of Kangiella marina genomic DNA includes:
- a CDS encoding DEAD/DEAH box helicase translates to MTSKHIPTSFSELELAPAVLKAIQEVGYEQPSPIQQASIPVLLTGRDIIGQAQTGTGKTAAFALPLLSQIDTDDKTTQVLVLAPTRELALQVAEACQTYAKHMERFTILPIYGGQRYDTQLKQLKRGAQVVVGTPGRVMDHIRRGTLKLNNLKALVLDEADEMLRMGFIDDVEWILGHTPDQRQIALFSATMPNQIKKVAQKYLNDPEHIKIETKTSTAKTISQRYWFVSGLHKLDALTRILETEEFDGMIIFVRTKSATMELAEKLNARGFRADALNGDIQQNTREKIVDKLKSGKIDVLLATDVAARGLDVERISHVINYDIPYDTESYVHRIGRTGRAGREGNAILFVAHREKRMLKAIERATNQPIEEMHLPTVADINEQRVDRFVQKISDTLATSDLDFYLDIINKYVENNDQDWPQLAAALAKMAAGDELLLKEKPRKERRERDSRDWDDDRDSRRKNKRDRKERPRRENTFSAQAQPLADHPDVEMERYRIELGRNHDVKVGSIVGAIANEADIDSEYIGRIDLFDEFTTVDLPAGMPKEVQSILAKARVAGKPMQLAPIGKQEGGSGKASSKSKDKGKPKAKKRKPKS, encoded by the coding sequence ATGACATCTAAACATATTCCGACCAGCTTCTCTGAGCTGGAACTCGCCCCTGCTGTATTGAAAGCTATTCAAGAAGTAGGCTACGAACAACCATCTCCGATCCAACAAGCCAGTATTCCTGTTTTGTTGACCGGACGCGACATTATAGGCCAAGCCCAAACGGGTACCGGTAAAACGGCTGCTTTTGCATTGCCTTTGCTTTCTCAAATAGATACTGACGACAAAACAACACAGGTCTTGGTGCTAGCTCCGACTCGTGAGCTTGCTTTGCAGGTGGCCGAGGCGTGCCAAACTTATGCTAAGCACATGGAACGCTTCACGATTTTGCCTATTTATGGCGGCCAACGCTATGATACTCAGCTAAAGCAGTTGAAGCGTGGCGCGCAGGTGGTAGTCGGAACACCAGGCCGAGTCATGGATCATATTCGCCGTGGTACTCTAAAACTCAACAACCTTAAAGCATTGGTTTTAGACGAAGCTGACGAAATGCTTCGGATGGGCTTTATTGATGATGTTGAGTGGATCCTTGGACACACCCCAGATCAGAGACAGATTGCGCTTTTCTCTGCAACCATGCCGAATCAAATCAAAAAAGTTGCTCAAAAATACTTGAACGATCCTGAGCACATAAAGATTGAGACCAAAACCTCAACCGCTAAAACCATCAGCCAACGCTACTGGTTTGTCAGTGGTTTACACAAATTGGATGCACTGACGCGAATTCTTGAAACCGAAGAATTCGACGGCATGATTATCTTCGTCCGCACCAAAAGTGCGACCATGGAGCTTGCTGAAAAATTAAATGCTCGTGGTTTTAGAGCTGATGCATTAAATGGTGACATTCAGCAAAACACTCGTGAAAAAATTGTTGATAAGCTGAAAAGTGGCAAAATTGACGTATTATTAGCAACAGACGTTGCCGCCCGTGGTTTGGACGTTGAGCGTATCAGTCACGTTATTAACTACGACATTCCTTATGACACTGAATCCTACGTCCACCGTATCGGCAGAACAGGTCGTGCAGGGCGTGAAGGTAATGCTATTTTATTTGTCGCGCATCGTGAAAAGCGTATGCTGAAAGCAATCGAGCGCGCCACTAATCAACCGATCGAAGAAATGCATTTGCCGACAGTTGCCGATATCAACGAGCAACGTGTTGATCGCTTTGTACAAAAGATTAGCGATACGCTAGCAACAAGTGACCTAGACTTTTACTTGGACATCATCAACAAGTATGTGGAAAATAATGATCAGGATTGGCCACAGCTAGCAGCTGCATTGGCTAAAATGGCAGCTGGTGACGAACTATTACTTAAAGAGAAGCCTCGAAAAGAACGGCGCGAGCGTGATAGTCGCGATTGGGATGATGATCGAGATTCTCGTCGCAAGAACAAACGCGACCGTAAAGAACGCCCTCGTCGTGAAAATACTTTCTCTGCACAAGCGCAACCATTAGCCGATCATCCCGATGTGGAAATGGAACGTTATCGTATCGAGCTTGGACGTAATCATGACGTAAAAGTTGGCAGTATCGTTGGTGCTATCGCTAACGAAGCCGACATAGACAGTGAATACATCGGTCGTATCGACTTGTTTGACGAATTCACCACGGTCGACCTTCCAGCGGGTATGCCGAAAGAAGTTCAATCAATTCTTGCTAAAGCCCGAGTTGCCGGTAAACCCATGCAACTAGCACCGATTGGTAAGCAAGAAGGGGGCTCAGGAAAAGCTAGCTCTAAGTCAAAGGATAAGGGCAAGCCCAAAGCTAAAAAGCGTAAGCCTAAGTCTTAA
- a CDS encoding amidohydrolase family protein has translation MTIPSSLKLVAILSLITAPHLLSAAPAQTTSTWLHCGNVIDTAEGEMLNQRFIEVTGNTISAVETKRPTGVKLIDLSDKTCLPGLMDMHVHLDGEMNPKSYIDGFTLNPADLAFRAQDFGMKTLMAGFTTVRNPGDSYNVTISLRNAINQGIVNGPRIYSAGKSLATTGGHADPTNGTNADLMGDPGPKEGVVNSVEGARKAVRQRYKDGADFIKITATGGVLSLAKSGQNPQFTEEELRSVVETANDYNMHVAAHAHGEEGMLRAVNAGITSIEHGTYMSDKVMKAMKKKGTYYVPTIIAGKFVAEKAEIDGFFPEIVRPKARAVGPKIQQTFAKAYDYGVKIAFGTDSGVSAHGDNAKEFQYMVEAGMPAMEAIQSATVTTANLLKNNTIGVIKKGNLADIIAVDGNPVDNITLLQDVTFVMKDGKVYKQ, from the coding sequence ATGACCATACCCTCATCACTTAAGCTTGTAGCAATCCTAAGTTTAATCACTGCGCCCCATTTACTGAGCGCAGCTCCAGCCCAAACGACGAGCACCTGGCTGCATTGCGGTAATGTGATCGATACCGCGGAAGGCGAGATGCTCAACCAGCGCTTTATTGAAGTGACGGGTAACACCATAAGCGCAGTTGAGACTAAGCGTCCAACTGGCGTTAAGTTGATCGATTTAAGTGATAAGACATGCCTACCTGGCTTGATGGATATGCACGTTCACTTAGACGGTGAAATGAATCCAAAGTCCTACATTGACGGCTTTACCTTAAATCCGGCGGACTTGGCCTTTAGAGCTCAAGACTTTGGTATGAAGACTCTAATGGCAGGCTTTACCACCGTTAGAAACCCTGGCGACTCCTACAATGTGACGATTTCTTTGCGCAATGCGATTAATCAGGGCATTGTTAATGGCCCACGGATTTACTCTGCCGGAAAGTCTCTTGCCACAACAGGTGGCCATGCCGATCCGACCAATGGCACCAATGCAGATTTAATGGGTGATCCGGGTCCTAAAGAAGGCGTCGTTAACAGCGTTGAAGGGGCTCGCAAAGCGGTTCGTCAACGTTACAAAGACGGTGCTGACTTTATTAAGATCACAGCAACCGGCGGCGTACTTAGCCTGGCTAAAAGTGGACAAAACCCCCAGTTCACCGAAGAAGAGCTTCGCTCAGTAGTAGAAACCGCTAATGATTACAACATGCATGTTGCCGCGCACGCTCATGGTGAAGAAGGTATGCTTAGGGCCGTTAACGCCGGTATCACCAGTATCGAACATGGTACTTACATGTCAGACAAAGTGATGAAGGCGATGAAAAAGAAAGGTACTTATTATGTACCGACTATTATTGCCGGTAAGTTTGTCGCCGAAAAAGCTGAGATTGATGGTTTCTTTCCTGAGATTGTCCGTCCCAAAGCTCGCGCTGTAGGCCCTAAAATTCAGCAAACATTTGCTAAAGCTTATGATTATGGCGTCAAAATAGCGTTTGGAACCGATAGCGGTGTGTCTGCTCATGGCGATAACGCAAAAGAATTCCAATATATGGTAGAAGCTGGTATGCCAGCGATGGAAGCGATTCAAAGCGCCACAGTAACCACGGCTAATTTGTTAAAAAACAATACGATAGGCGTGATCAAAAAAGGCAACCTTGCTGATATTATCGCCGTTGATGGTAATCCAGTTGATAATATTACCCTACTTCAAGACGTCACTTTCGTGATGAAAGACGGCAAAGTTTACAAGCAGTAA
- the murB gene encoding UDP-N-acetylmuramate dehydrogenase yields the protein MAQSLAAFNTFGVEATCDNLFRFTSEQEIQDWLAGMPIPPKEFFVLGGGSNLLLLGHVPLTFLKADIQGVDYQESGDEVLVTAGAGVNWHDLVLDSIDKGYAGLENLSLIPGNVGAAPIQNIGAYGVELEQLFVSLNAVDLFSGEKRVFEHEACEFAYRDSVFKQRHRGQYMITSVTLRLRKKPELVLTYGPLSALKDRCDELTPADVSNEVIRIRQSKLPDPQKLGNAGSFFKNPVISKKAFKRLQTNYPEVVAYPVDDSHMKLAAGWLIDQCGLKGYRQGDAGVHQQQALVLVNHGDASGRDIVQLAGHVRDTVLAKFEVRLEPEVWIIGEQDIF from the coding sequence ATGGCGCAATCATTAGCCGCGTTTAATACATTTGGTGTGGAAGCCACGTGTGACAATTTATTCCGCTTTACTTCTGAGCAAGAAATTCAGGATTGGTTAGCGGGAATGCCCATTCCCCCTAAAGAGTTCTTTGTGCTTGGCGGCGGCAGTAACCTGCTATTACTGGGGCATGTTCCGCTAACGTTTTTAAAGGCGGATATTCAAGGGGTCGATTATCAAGAGAGTGGCGATGAGGTACTAGTGACCGCAGGTGCAGGAGTGAACTGGCACGATTTGGTGCTGGATTCCATCGATAAGGGCTATGCTGGTTTGGAAAATTTATCTTTGATTCCCGGTAACGTTGGCGCCGCGCCGATACAGAATATTGGAGCTTATGGGGTTGAGCTGGAGCAGCTTTTTGTATCACTGAATGCGGTCGACTTATTCAGTGGTGAAAAGCGAGTTTTTGAGCATGAAGCGTGTGAGTTTGCTTATCGTGACAGCGTGTTTAAGCAACGCCATCGTGGGCAATACATGATTACGTCTGTTACCTTGAGGTTGAGGAAGAAACCAGAGTTAGTGCTTACTTATGGGCCGTTGTCCGCGTTAAAAGACCGTTGCGACGAGTTAACGCCGGCTGATGTCAGTAACGAAGTGATTCGGATCCGTCAAAGTAAGCTTCCTGATCCCCAAAAATTGGGTAATGCGGGTTCATTTTTTAAAAACCCCGTTATTAGTAAGAAAGCGTTTAAAAGGCTACAAACAAACTATCCTGAGGTTGTGGCTTACCCGGTGGACGATTCTCATATGAAACTTGCCGCCGGTTGGTTGATCGATCAGTGTGGACTCAAAGGTTATCGCCAAGGTGATGCTGGTGTCCATCAGCAGCAAGCATTAGTGTTGGTGAATCATGGCGATGCCAGTGGTCGTGATATTGTGCAACTGGCTGGACACGTGCGGGATACGGTACTGGCTAAATTTGAGGTTCGTTTAGAGCCAGAAGTTTGGATCATTGGTGAGCAAGATATTTTTTAA
- the birA gene encoding bifunctional biotin--[acetyl-CoA-carboxylase] ligase/biotin operon repressor BirA encodes MASQKEQQLIEIINILSKGGFYSGQAIAEKLEVSRAYVWKLIQQLQEFGLGIESVTGRGYCLEYPVELLDEQALKQALQLSKMELRLITDSTNEALKGDGFEHNKLVVAEYQSAGRGRRGRQWVSPLASNLYWSLGWKTQLPVQQLGGLSLVVGLAIVSALERFGVSGVEVKWPNDIRFQGRKLGGILVELSGDMVGGLNVIIGVGMNVHMASSAAGGIEQEWINLQELKKDISRQQLLIDVIEQLQSHLKQFAEGGFESFIEHWRDVDECFNKKIAIVQGEEVINGVGAGVDNNGALLLQTGKGIKPIYAGEVSLRFREGVH; translated from the coding sequence ATGGCATCACAAAAAGAACAGCAACTGATTGAAATCATAAATATTTTATCAAAAGGTGGCTTTTATTCTGGGCAAGCGATTGCAGAGAAGCTGGAAGTTAGCCGAGCCTACGTTTGGAAGCTTATTCAGCAGCTGCAAGAATTTGGGCTTGGAATCGAGTCCGTGACAGGTCGCGGGTATTGTTTGGAATATCCGGTGGAGTTACTGGATGAGCAAGCTTTGAAGCAAGCTTTGCAACTGTCGAAGATGGAGCTGAGACTGATTACTGACTCAACCAATGAAGCGCTAAAAGGTGATGGTTTTGAGCATAACAAACTTGTCGTTGCTGAATATCAGTCCGCAGGACGTGGTCGCCGTGGCCGACAGTGGGTGTCGCCGCTGGCGAGTAACCTTTACTGGTCGTTGGGTTGGAAAACCCAGTTGCCGGTGCAGCAGTTGGGCGGACTCAGCCTGGTTGTTGGGTTAGCGATTGTTAGCGCACTTGAGCGTTTTGGCGTTAGTGGAGTAGAAGTTAAGTGGCCAAATGATATTCGTTTCCAAGGTCGTAAGCTGGGTGGAATATTAGTAGAGCTTTCAGGTGACATGGTGGGGGGCTTGAATGTCATTATAGGTGTAGGAATGAATGTGCACATGGCAAGCTCTGCGGCAGGAGGAATCGAGCAGGAATGGATTAATCTACAAGAGCTGAAAAAAGACATCAGCCGGCAACAGCTTTTAATCGACGTCATTGAGCAACTGCAAAGCCATTTGAAGCAGTTTGCGGAAGGAGGCTTTGAATCCTTCATTGAGCATTGGCGTGATGTTGATGAGTGCTTCAATAAAAAGATCGCCATTGTGCAAGGCGAGGAGGTGATTAATGGCGTTGGTGCTGGCGTGGATAATAATGGTGCCTTGTTGTTACAAACCGGCAAAGGCATTAAGCCGATTTATGCAGGTGAGGTGAGCTTGCGATTTCGAGAAGGAGTACATTAA
- a CDS encoding type III pantothenate kinase, producing MFLLIDQGNSRCKYLLTEALGDIKAVDSGSWENQDFDTASWKGLLAPFQAKGIGRVLVSSVAGQARKEWFGALCHEVLGIWPEFAESGESYVSTSSVTLSNCYDTPQALGVDRWLAMIAVSERVTREFIVIDAGTAITTDWVNHKGQHQGGHIIPGGRMLQQSLLGQTGGIAWSAKHDSTAKGELLGENTSAAVALGAETMIKGYCYQVMKDVVNESSGKQLSVLVTGGDGPFVTECLQRVVEDMPLACRVEYQPNLVIEGLSHWFSLNN from the coding sequence ATGTTTCTGCTGATTGATCAGGGGAATAGCCGATGTAAGTACCTACTTACGGAAGCGCTTGGAGATATTAAAGCTGTTGATTCAGGAAGTTGGGAGAATCAAGACTTCGATACGGCTAGTTGGAAAGGTTTGCTAGCGCCTTTTCAGGCGAAAGGAATTGGTCGAGTCTTAGTCAGCAGCGTGGCTGGTCAGGCGCGTAAAGAATGGTTTGGGGCTTTATGCCATGAGGTTCTTGGTATTTGGCCTGAGTTTGCTGAGTCCGGTGAGTCCTATGTTTCTACATCATCCGTAACCTTGAGTAATTGCTATGACACGCCGCAAGCGCTGGGGGTGGATCGATGGCTGGCGATGATTGCGGTTAGTGAGCGAGTGACGAGGGAGTTTATAGTCATTGACGCCGGCACAGCGATCACGACTGACTGGGTCAATCACAAGGGACAACATCAAGGCGGGCATATTATTCCGGGTGGGCGAATGCTGCAACAGAGTTTGCTTGGTCAAACCGGCGGCATTGCCTGGAGCGCAAAGCATGATTCGACGGCCAAGGGTGAGTTGCTTGGTGAGAACACCTCGGCAGCGGTGGCACTGGGCGCTGAGACTATGATAAAAGGGTATTGCTATCAGGTGATGAAGGACGTCGTCAATGAGTCCTCGGGTAAACAACTGTCTGTATTGGTTACCGGCGGTGATGGGCCGTTTGTTACTGAGTGCTTGCAGCGGGTGGTTGAGGATATGCCGCTTGCTTGTCGGGTTGAGTATCAGCCGAATTTGGTTATTGAAGGCTTAAGCCATTGGTTTTCGTTGAATAATTAA
- the tuf gene encoding elongation factor Tu — protein sequence MAKEKFERNKPHVNVGTIGHVDHGKTTLTAAICTVLADVYGGAAQAFADIDNAPEERERGITIATSHVEYETPARHYAHVDCPGHADYVKNMITGAAQMDGAILVCSAADGPMPQTREHILLSRQVGVPKIVVFLNKCDMVDDEELLELVEMEVRELLDQYEFPGDDTPIIRGSALKALEGDQGALGKEAIVALGEALDTYIPEPERAIDKPFLLPIEDVFSISGRGTVVTGRVESGVVKVGEEIEIVGIKDTTKTTVTGVEMFRKLLDQGEAGDNVGVLLRGTKRDEVERGQVLAHTGTITPHTRFEAEVYVLSKDEGGRHTPFFKGYRPQFYFRTTDVTGACELPEGVEMVMPGDNIKMDVTLIAPIAMDEGLRFAIREGGRTVGAGVVSKIHE from the coding sequence ATGGCTAAAGAAAAATTTGAACGTAATAAGCCGCACGTAAACGTTGGTACTATTGGTCACGTTGACCACGGTAAAACGACTTTAACGGCGGCGATTTGTACAGTACTAGCAGACGTATACGGCGGTGCGGCACAAGCATTTGCTGATATTGATAACGCTCCAGAAGAGCGTGAGCGTGGTATTACCATCGCGACATCACACGTTGAGTACGAAACACCAGCACGTCACTACGCCCACGTAGACTGCCCAGGCCACGCTGACTATGTTAAAAACATGATCACAGGTGCTGCACAGATGGACGGTGCGATTTTGGTATGTTCAGCAGCAGACGGCCCGATGCCACAAACACGTGAGCACATCTTGTTGTCACGTCAGGTAGGTGTCCCGAAGATTGTTGTGTTCTTGAACAAATGCGACATGGTTGATGACGAAGAGTTACTAGAATTGGTTGAAATGGAAGTTCGTGAACTTCTAGATCAGTACGAATTCCCAGGTGACGACACGCCAATCATCCGTGGTTCAGCGTTGAAAGCACTAGAAGGCGACCAAGGTGCTTTGGGTAAAGAAGCGATTGTTGCTTTAGGTGAAGCTCTAGATACTTACATTCCAGAGCCAGAGCGTGCGATTGACAAGCCATTCTTGTTACCGATTGAAGACGTATTCTCGATTTCAGGTCGTGGTACGGTAGTGACAGGCCGTGTTGAGAGCGGTGTTGTTAAAGTTGGTGAAGAGATTGAAATCGTCGGTATCAAAGATACCACGAAGACGACAGTAACGGGCGTAGAGATGTTCCGTAAGCTGCTTGACCAAGGTGAAGCAGGCGATAACGTTGGTGTACTACTACGTGGTACGAAGCGTGACGAAGTTGAGCGTGGTCAAGTATTGGCACACACAGGTACTATCACTCCTCACACACGTTTCGAAGCAGAAGTGTACGTATTGTCGAAAGATGAAGGTGGTCGTCATACGCCATTCTTCAAAGGCTACCGTCCACAGTTCTACTTCCGTACAACCGACGTAACGGGTGCTTGTGAATTACCAGAAGGCGTAGAGATGGTTATGCCTGGTGATAACATCAAGATGGACGTTACTTTGATTGCACCGATTGCGATGGACGAAGGTTTACGCTTCGCGATTCGTGAAGGTGGCCGTACAGTAGGTGCGGGCGTTGTTTCTAAGATTCACGAGTAA
- the secE gene encoding preprotein translocase subunit SecE: protein MSAQANTEPSKLDSIKWIVAFAILFGGIYAFNVLVEESILIRAGIVIAAVVIAIAVAMMTAKGKSFWQFVKGARTELRKVIWPKTNETTRMTIVVIIMIIILGAFLWLLDWLINSFIIQPILG from the coding sequence ATGAGTGCACAAGCAAATACAGAACCATCAAAACTTGATTCTATAAAGTGGATCGTTGCATTCGCCATCCTATTCGGTGGTATTTATGCATTTAACGTCCTGGTTGAAGAGTCAATCTTGATCCGTGCTGGTATTGTTATTGCGGCGGTTGTTATCGCTATCGCTGTAGCTATGATGACTGCTAAAGGTAAGTCTTTCTGGCAGTTCGTTAAGGGCGCTCGTACAGAATTACGTAAAGTTATTTGGCCAAAAACCAATGAAACAACCCGTATGACTATTGTGGTCATTATCATGATCATCATTTTGGGTGCGTTCTTGTGGTTGTTGGACTGGTTGATTAATAGCTTTATAATACAGCCAATCTTAGGTTAG
- the nusG gene encoding transcription termination/antitermination protein NusG, with the protein MALRWYVVQAFSGYENKVKNLLQERIELAGLQESFGEVLVPTEEVVEMRAGQKRKSERKFFPGYVLVEMDMNEETWQVVRNTPRVMGFIGGTSDRPAPISKKEADAILNRLEDGNDKPKPKVLFEAGEMVRVTDGPFADFNGVVESVNYEKSRLQVSVSIFGRSTPVELEFSQVEKG; encoded by the coding sequence ATGGCATTACGCTGGTACGTGGTTCAGGCCTTTTCAGGCTATGAAAACAAAGTCAAAAACTTGCTTCAGGAGCGTATTGAGCTAGCTGGTCTGCAAGAAAGCTTTGGTGAAGTGCTGGTTCCGACTGAAGAAGTCGTAGAAATGCGAGCGGGACAAAAGCGTAAAAGTGAGCGCAAGTTCTTCCCAGGCTATGTCCTCGTTGAAATGGACATGAATGAAGAAACCTGGCAGGTGGTACGCAACACACCACGTGTTATGGGCTTTATCGGCGGCACATCTGACAGACCGGCACCAATTTCTAAGAAAGAAGCTGATGCTATTCTTAACCGTCTTGAAGATGGTAATGATAAGCCGAAACCAAAAGTATTGTTTGAAGCCGGTGAAATGGTACGTGTAACAGACGGGCCTTTCGCAGACTTTAATGGCGTCGTAGAGTCAGTAAACTACGAAAAGAGCCGTTTACAGGTGTCAGTGTCTATCTTTGGACGCTCAACTCCTGTAGAATTGGAATTTAGCCAAGTCGAAAAAGGCTAG
- the rplK gene encoding 50S ribosomal protein L11 produces the protein MAKKVEAYIKLQVGAGMANPSPPVGPALGQHGVNIMEFCKAFNAETEKVEKGLPIPVVITVYNDRSFTFVTKTPPAAVLILKAIGVKSGSGTPNTKKVGKITREQLEEIAKMKEPDLTAADMDAAVRTIAGTARSMGVDAEV, from the coding sequence ATGGCTAAGAAAGTCGAAGCTTATATTAAGCTACAAGTTGGTGCCGGAATGGCAAACCCAAGTCCACCAGTTGGTCCTGCTCTAGGTCAACACGGTGTGAACATCATGGAATTCTGTAAAGCGTTTAACGCTGAAACAGAGAAGGTCGAGAAAGGTCTTCCAATTCCAGTGGTCATCACAGTTTATAACGATCGTAGTTTCACGTTCGTTACTAAAACTCCTCCTGCGGCAGTATTAATCCTAAAAGCAATCGGGGTTAAGTCTGGTAGTGGTACGCCTAACACTAAGAAAGTGGGCAAGATCACTCGTGAGCAATTAGAAGAAATTGCCAAGATGAAAGAACCAGATCTAACAGCAGCCGATATGGATGCTGCGGTTCGTACAATTGCAGGCACAGCGCGCTCTATGGGCGTTGATGCGGAGGTGTAA